From a single Paenibacillus sp. FSL W8-0426 genomic region:
- a CDS encoding AraC family transcriptional regulator: MSIQTMESMVKWVDDNVMQNPSLENMSSYVGYSPYYCSSKFREFTGITYKQYLAKRKLLCAEQLLISTEDKILDVALRCNYSSPEALARAFIKVYKCTPTQYRERYKQNKC; encoded by the coding sequence ATGTCAATTCAAACGATGGAATCGATGGTTAAATGGGTCGACGATAACGTCATGCAGAACCCGTCATTGGAGAACATGTCCTCATATGTAGGCTATTCTCCGTACTACTGTTCCTCCAAATTTCGCGAATTTACTGGAATCACTTATAAACAGTACTTGGCTAAACGAAAGCTGCTTTGCGCGGAACAACTGCTCATTTCGACCGAGGATAAAATATTGGATGTGGCACTAAGGTGCAATTACTCATCACCAGAAGCTCTGGCAAGAGCCTTCATTAAAGTATACAAATGCACGCCGACGCAATACCGGGAACGCTATAAACAGAATAAATGTTAA
- a CDS encoding arsinothricin resistance N-acetyltransferase ArsN1 family A produces MSATTIREAVSDDIEDILRIYNEGIEDRIATLEMEPKDIAYMEKWFEEHTRRYAVLVAEKESKVVGWAALNPYSHRCAYAGVADLSIYIARDYRGQGVGSVLLPHLEKVARQNNFYKIVLFTFPSNANGQGLYRKNGYRNVGVLEKQGKVDGQFVDVMIMEKLL; encoded by the coding sequence ATGAGTGCAACAACCATTCGGGAAGCAGTATCCGATGATATTGAAGACATCCTCCGTATATACAATGAGGGGATTGAGGACCGTATTGCAACTTTAGAGATGGAACCAAAAGATATAGCATATATGGAAAAATGGTTTGAAGAGCATACACGGAGATATGCTGTTTTGGTTGCAGAGAAAGAAAGTAAAGTTGTTGGATGGGCCGCACTCAATCCCTATTCTCACCGGTGTGCCTATGCCGGGGTTGCTGATCTGTCGATCTATATAGCCCGGGACTATAGAGGTCAGGGTGTGGGAAGTGTTCTCTTGCCTCATTTAGAAAAAGTAGCTCGACAAAATAACTTTTATAAAATCGTTTTGTTCACTTTCCCCTCTAACGCAAATGGTCAAGGGTTGTACCGCAAGAACGGGTATCGGAATGTTGGTGTACTGGAGAAGCAAGGGAAAGTAGATGGTCAGTTTGTTGACGTTATGATTATGGAGAAACTCTTATAG
- a CDS encoding methionyl aminopeptidase: protein MMDEIGRNNPCWCGSGLKYKKCHAQIEDRMTSYALKGYKVPARHLLKSVSQIHGIRESGKINTAILDYIGDFVKSGIHTEEINRLIHEKTIELGGTPAQLNFNGYPKSVCVSVNDVVCHGIPSDKMVLKDGDIVNIDVSTLYHGFYSDSSRMFCVGAVSPEKQRLVQTTKECMELGIQAVKPWGFLGDIGHVINEHAKHQGYSVVRELGGHGIGLQLHEEPWVGHVGRANTGMLLVPGLIFTIEPALNVGSAKVYTSEQDGWTMYTADQKPSAQCESMVLVTPDGCEVLAW, encoded by the coding sequence ATGATGGATGAAATCGGCAGAAATAATCCGTGCTGGTGCGGAAGTGGACTGAAATACAAGAAATGCCATGCCCAGATTGAAGATCGGATGACTAGTTATGCTCTAAAAGGATACAAAGTTCCCGCTCGCCATTTACTGAAATCCGTATCCCAAATCCATGGCATTCGGGAAAGTGGCAAGATCAATACGGCTATTCTGGATTATATCGGCGATTTTGTGAAGAGCGGCATCCATACCGAAGAAATCAATCGACTGATTCACGAAAAAACGATCGAACTGGGCGGCACGCCGGCACAATTAAATTTCAACGGATATCCCAAGAGCGTTTGCGTATCGGTCAATGACGTTGTATGCCATGGCATTCCTTCAGATAAAATGGTGTTAAAGGATGGGGATATCGTAAATATTGATGTATCTACCTTATATCATGGCTTTTATTCCGATTCCTCTCGCATGTTTTGTGTCGGTGCCGTATCCCCCGAGAAACAGAGGCTTGTGCAAACCACGAAAGAGTGTATGGAATTGGGAATACAGGCCGTGAAGCCATGGGGATTTCTTGGTGATATCGGGCATGTCATCAACGAACATGCAAAACATCAAGGCTATTCCGTGGTGAGGGAACTCGGAGGGCATGGCATCGGCTTGCAGCTGCATGAGGAGCCATGGGTGGGACATGTTGGCAGAGCTAATACAGGCATGTTATTAGTACCAGGTCTTATTTTTACGATAGAACCGGCCCTGAATGTAGGAAGCGCCAAAGTATATACGAGCGAGCAGGACGGATGGACGATGTATACGGCAGACCAAAAACCCTCCGCACAGTGTGAAAGCATGGTCTTGGTTACTCCTGATGGCTGTGAAGTGTTGGCTTGGTAA
- a CDS encoding transposase, with product MPTLTAKIQIYVPSEHTDILSKTIHTYCEACNYLSAIVFQTKELSQRTLNDLYYRELRSRFRLKSQMAQSVIKTVIARYTSTRSNGHDWNLVKFKRPEYDLVWNRDYSLNHDRFSVNTLNGRVKLRYKKQGMQHFFDGTWKWGTAKFVYKHRKWFLHIPMTKEFELGFTNVNHIVGIDLGINFLATTYDSQSRTTFYPGRTVKHKRGQYKALRKQLQMRQTPSARKRLKQIGSRENRYVTDVNHQVTKALVETYPKGTLFVIENLKHVRSATEKVCVRHRYVSVSWAFHQFREMLEYKAQLNGQRVIAVNPKYTSQACPKCGHIERANRNKKTHTFECRTCHYRSNDDRIGAMNLYRKGIEYIGTVTAGV from the coding sequence ATACCGACCCTTACAGCAAAAATCCAAATCTATGTCCCATCTGAACATACAGACATACTCAGCAAGACCATCCATACCTACTGTGAAGCATGTAATTATCTTTCTGCAATTGTATTTCAAACCAAAGAATTAAGTCAGCGCACACTCAATGACTTGTATTATCGAGAGCTGCGAAGTCGTTTTCGTTTAAAAAGTCAGATGGCGCAATCGGTGATCAAAACCGTCATCGCCCGATATACATCTACTCGATCCAACGGGCACGATTGGAACTTGGTCAAATTCAAACGACCTGAATATGATCTGGTATGGAATCGAGATTATTCTTTGAACCATGATCGGTTTAGCGTAAACACACTAAACGGACGAGTGAAGCTCCGCTACAAAAAACAAGGAATGCAGCACTTCTTTGACGGCACGTGGAAGTGGGGTACGGCCAAATTCGTGTATAAACACAGGAAATGGTTCCTACATATTCCCATGACCAAAGAGTTTGAATTAGGTTTTACGAATGTCAACCACATTGTAGGCATTGACCTCGGAATCAATTTTCTGGCCACAACCTACGACAGTCAAAGCCGGACCACGTTTTATCCTGGACGAACGGTGAAACACAAACGTGGCCAGTATAAGGCCTTACGCAAACAACTCCAGATGAGGCAAACCCCATCGGCTCGAAAACGACTCAAACAAATCGGTTCAAGAGAAAACCGTTATGTTACGGATGTCAACCATCAAGTAACCAAGGCACTCGTTGAAACGTATCCGAAGGGGACCCTTTTTGTGATCGAAAATTTAAAGCATGTTCGTTCCGCTACTGAAAAAGTATGTGTTCGCCATCGGTATGTGTCGGTATCCTGGGCATTTCACCAATTCCGTGAAATGTTGGAGTATAAAGCTCAACTGAACGGGCAGCGCGTCATCGCAGTAAACCCTAAATATACTTCTCAAGCCTGCCCAAAATGTGGACATATTGAACGAGCCAATCGAAACAAAAAGACACATACCTTTGAATGCCGAACCTGCCACTATCGTTCGAACGATGACCGAATCGGTGCCATGAATCTGTACCGCAAAGGAATCGAGTACATCGGTACAGTTACAGCAGGAGTATAA
- a CDS encoding ABC transporter permease, whose product MSISLKRARAIFVKDYKEFSRNYALSIMLIFPIILALLIRGVDSSLPLASVAGTFATVLNLSFVLLTCFAQACLIAEEKERNTLRSLMMTPATALDVLVGKSSLVFIMSAVVLAVSTYIFGFVPASIWAFAAAVILSMILYIAAGTICGLFSKTLLDASLSILPVAFIFTGAPWGVFLADDYPIFNVLEYVPSSQLVHLLGISDTGFATGDVLKPLLIILIWTVALTIVSVVLYQRRLKDE is encoded by the coding sequence GTGAGTATCTCATTAAAACGTGCGCGAGCGATATTTGTGAAGGATTACAAAGAGTTTTCACGCAATTATGCGCTCTCCATTATGTTGATTTTCCCTATTATTCTCGCGCTTCTTATCCGTGGTGTAGACTCGTCTTTGCCTTTAGCTTCCGTGGCTGGAACTTTCGCTACCGTTCTTAATCTTTCGTTTGTGTTGCTGACCTGTTTCGCCCAAGCATGCTTGATTGCGGAAGAAAAGGAGCGTAACACTTTACGATCATTAATGATGACTCCAGCCACGGCCCTGGACGTTTTAGTCGGTAAAAGCAGTCTGGTCTTTATCATGTCTGCTGTCGTTCTGGCTGTTTCTACGTATATATTCGGCTTTGTGCCAGCTAGTATATGGGCTTTTGCAGCGGCCGTTATTCTTTCGATGATTCTATACATCGCGGCCGGAACGATCTGCGGCTTATTTTCCAAGACACTGCTGGATGCATCGTTATCCATCCTTCCTGTGGCGTTCATATTCACCGGGGCACCATGGGGTGTATTTTTGGCGGATGATTATCCGATCTTCAACGTACTGGAATATGTTCCAAGCAGTCAGCTGGTGCATTTGCTGGGTATAAGCGATACAGGCTTTGCGACGGGAGATGTATTAAAACCCCTCCTTATTATTTTGATATGGACAGTTGCATTAACGATTGTGTCTGTCGTTTTGTATCAACGAAGATTAAAGGATGAGTAG
- a CDS encoding glycoside hydrolase family 2 TIM barrel-domain containing protein, which yields MKAAQADLKWLGDVSVFEVNRLKAYSDHRYYRTMEEALKSDGMDMRYSLNGMWKFNYAVRPDCRPEHFYAADFSSDGWDDIEVPGHIQLQGYGQIQYVNTQYPWDGLNELRPPALPEDNNAVGSYIRTFHLPAGWGNSPVYISFQGVESAFYVWLNGHFVGYGEDSFTPSDFDLTPFLQEGENKLAVEVYQRSTGSWLEDQDFWRFSGIFREVYLYTVPAAHIRDVRVRTDLDASYSQGTLQLDLKLEGAAAAGARVEAELRDAQGNVVQTFGVNVQDGQASVRKEIGEVNLWSAEIPYLYRLYLRVYDSAGELVEVVPQAVGFRVFEMIDKVMHINGKRIVFKGVNRHEFNPHRGRAITKEDMLWDIRTIKQNNMNAVRTSHYPNQSLWYELCDEYGVYVIDEMNLETHGSWQKLGAVEPSWVIPGDRPEWLDIVMDRAVSMVERDKNHPSILIWSCGNESHGGEVIFKVSEYFRTYDPTRLVHYEGVFHDRRFNDTSDMESRMYAKPADIEAYLNDNPEKPYISCEYMHAMGNSIGGMHKYTELEDKYPMYQGGFIWDYIDQAIYKKDRYGKPFLAYGGDFGDRPSDYSFCGDGIVYANRQVTAKMQEVKFLYQNIKLFPDRGGVRIVNGNLFANTSQYALTYSLEREGVTVLSGTLEAAVAPGEEAFVELPLATEQLAPGEYAVNTAFVLRESTLWAEKGDEVAFGQFVFTQEAAEGASVTTDLNQVNAIQVVEGDVNIGVRAGSTHVLFSKAFGTLVSLKFSGQETIAQMPAPLFWRATTDNDKGTSMGFELGAWYAASLLPKCIEWKAEQQQGEYRIEFTYKLNISTEVKAKVAYTVRADGSVLVQNTYQGTAGLPDLPIHALSFKTSPEFDRVQWLALGPEENYADRAFGARLGIHESSVADTVAPYLVPQESGNRTGVRWAKLTDAAGRGFRIEAASAPIELNVSPYTAFELENAQHAYELPPVHYTVVTVAGKQMGVGGDDSWGAPVHPEYRIPSDGELQFEFVIRAL from the coding sequence ATGAAAGCAGCACAGGCAGATTTGAAATGGCTCGGCGATGTAAGCGTATTCGAGGTAAACCGTTTGAAGGCTTATTCGGACCATCGATATTATCGAACAATGGAAGAGGCATTGAAGTCGGACGGGATGGACATGCGCTACAGCCTGAACGGCATGTGGAAGTTCAACTACGCGGTTCGTCCGGATTGCCGTCCGGAGCATTTCTATGCAGCCGATTTCTCCAGCGATGGATGGGATGACATTGAAGTACCCGGACATATCCAGTTGCAAGGATACGGCCAAATTCAATACGTGAACACCCAATACCCATGGGACGGCTTGAATGAATTGCGTCCACCGGCTCTACCGGAAGACAACAATGCGGTGGGCAGCTACATCCGAACGTTTCACCTGCCGGCAGGTTGGGGAAACAGCCCTGTATATATTTCGTTCCAAGGTGTAGAGTCGGCCTTTTATGTTTGGTTAAATGGTCACTTCGTCGGTTACGGCGAAGATAGTTTTACGCCATCCGATTTTGACCTGACGCCATTCCTCCAAGAGGGCGAGAACAAACTGGCCGTCGAAGTGTACCAACGGAGTACGGGAAGCTGGCTGGAAGATCAGGATTTCTGGCGTTTCTCGGGCATTTTCCGCGAAGTGTACCTGTACACTGTTCCAGCAGCACATATCCGGGATGTTCGCGTGCGCACAGACCTCGATGCATCCTATTCGCAAGGTACACTGCAGCTGGACCTGAAGCTTGAGGGAGCAGCGGCTGCAGGGGCTCGCGTGGAGGCTGAATTGCGCGACGCACAGGGCAATGTGGTTCAAACGTTTGGTGTGAATGTACAAGATGGCCAAGCTTCCGTACGCAAAGAAATCGGTGAGGTAAATCTGTGGAGCGCGGAAATTCCTTATTTGTATCGTTTATACCTGCGTGTATACGACTCGGCCGGGGAACTCGTTGAAGTGGTGCCTCAAGCCGTCGGTTTCCGCGTATTCGAAATGATCGACAAGGTAATGCACATTAACGGCAAACGAATCGTCTTCAAAGGCGTGAACCGTCATGAGTTCAACCCGCATCGCGGCCGGGCCATCACCAAGGAAGACATGCTGTGGGACATTCGGACCATCAAGCAAAACAACATGAATGCGGTGCGTACTTCCCACTACCCGAACCAAAGTTTGTGGTACGAGCTGTGTGATGAATACGGCGTGTATGTGATCGACGAAATGAATCTTGAAACGCATGGGTCCTGGCAAAAGCTCGGTGCCGTTGAGCCATCATGGGTTATTCCCGGCGACCGGCCGGAATGGTTGGATATCGTGATGGATCGTGCCGTATCCATGGTAGAGCGGGACAAAAACCATCCATCCATTCTGATCTGGTCTTGCGGCAACGAATCCCATGGCGGCGAAGTGATCTTCAAGGTTTCGGAGTACTTCAGAACGTATGATCCGACCCGGCTGGTCCATTACGAAGGCGTTTTCCATGACCGCCGCTTCAATGACACGAGCGACATGGAATCGCGCATGTATGCCAAACCTGCGGATATCGAAGCCTATTTGAACGACAATCCGGAGAAGCCTTATATCAGCTGCGAATACATGCATGCAATGGGCAACTCGATCGGCGGCATGCACAAATACACGGAACTGGAAGACAAGTACCCGATGTATCAAGGCGGATTCATCTGGGATTACATCGATCAGGCCATTTACAAAAAGGATCGTTACGGCAAGCCGTTTCTGGCCTATGGCGGCGATTTCGGCGACCGCCCGTCGGACTATTCGTTCTGCGGGGACGGCATCGTGTATGCGAACCGTCAAGTCACCGCAAAAATGCAAGAAGTCAAGTTCCTGTACCAGAACATCAAATTGTTCCCGGACCGCGGCGGCGTGCGCATCGTCAATGGCAATCTGTTCGCGAATACATCGCAATATGCGCTAACGTATAGCCTGGAGCGCGAAGGCGTAACCGTATTAAGCGGAACATTGGAAGCAGCCGTTGCTCCGGGCGAGGAAGCGTTCGTGGAGCTTCCGCTCGCTACCGAGCAGCTTGCACCGGGCGAATATGCCGTCAATACGGCGTTCGTGCTTCGTGAATCCACGCTGTGGGCGGAAAAAGGGGACGAAGTGGCATTTGGTCAATTCGTGTTTACGCAGGAAGCCGCTGAAGGGGCGTCGGTAACCACTGATCTGAATCAAGTGAACGCTATTCAAGTGGTTGAAGGCGACGTCAACATCGGGGTTCGTGCAGGAAGCACCCATGTGTTGTTCTCCAAAGCGTTCGGAACGCTGGTGTCGCTGAAGTTCTCCGGTCAGGAGACGATTGCCCAAATGCCTGCACCGCTCTTCTGGCGTGCAACGACGGATAACGATAAAGGAACGTCCATGGGCTTTGAGCTTGGGGCATGGTATGCGGCAAGCCTGCTGCCGAAATGCATCGAATGGAAAGCCGAGCAACAGCAGGGTGAGTACCGGATCGAATTTACGTATAAGCTGAATATTTCCACTGAAGTTAAAGCAAAGGTTGCTTATACGGTTCGCGCGGATGGCAGCGTTCTTGTACAGAACACCTATCAAGGAACAGCGGGATTGCCGGATCTTCCGATCCACGCTCTGTCATTCAAAACATCGCCTGAGTTCGACCGTGTACAGTGGCTGGCATTGGGGCCTGAGGAAAACTATGCGGACCGTGCTTTCGGTGCCCGTCTAGGCATCCACGAAAGCTCTGTCGCCGACACGGTAGCGCCTTACCTTGTGCCTCAAGAGTCCGGCAACCGTACCGGCGTACGTTGGGCGAAGCTGACGGATGCGGCCGGACGCGGTTTCCGCATCGAGGCGGCTTCGGCTCCAATCGAGCTGAACGTGTCGCCGTATACGGCTTTTGAGCTGGAGAACGCGCAGCATGCCTATGAACTGCCGCCAGTCCACTACACGGTTGTAACGGTGGCGGGCAAACAAATGGGCGTCGGCGGCGATGACAGCTGGGGCGCTCCGGTGCATCCGGAATACCGCATCCCGTCGGACGGCGAGCTTCAATTCGAATTTGTCATTCGGGCATTGTAA
- a CDS encoding ABC transporter ATP-binding protein, with product MDVIQVEHIRKRFGNKDALSDVSFSIPKGEIFGFLGPSGSGKTTLIKILTAQLHPTSGRASVFNEPAEMMQQSAQKMRFGILTDNSGLYERLTIEENLELYRKLYDLPKSSVDKVLQFVNLSGERKKKVNRLSKGMRQRVMLACAVIHEPELLFLDEPTSALDPVNSAHIYKGLRSLNEKGTTIFLTTHDMAEAEWLCNRVAILHQGRIQTIGSPKELKKQHRENVLCVDLINGEAYELPINEGTADLIADWMKQGFIDRLETKEPNLGEIFIKMTGSELL from the coding sequence ATGGACGTGATTCAAGTGGAACATATTCGAAAGAGATTTGGAAATAAGGATGCGTTATCAGACGTGTCCTTTTCCATTCCGAAAGGAGAAATTTTCGGTTTCCTCGGTCCGAGCGGTTCGGGAAAAACGACATTAATCAAGATTTTGACGGCGCAATTACATCCGACAAGCGGACGGGCAAGTGTGTTTAACGAGCCAGCGGAGATGATGCAGCAGTCTGCACAGAAGATGCGCTTTGGCATATTAACGGATAACAGCGGACTGTATGAGAGATTAACGATTGAGGAAAATCTGGAGCTGTATCGTAAGTTATACGATCTTCCTAAATCCTCGGTCGATAAGGTTCTGCAGTTTGTAAACTTAAGCGGAGAGCGCAAGAAGAAAGTCAATCGCTTATCGAAAGGGATGCGCCAACGTGTCATGTTGGCATGCGCGGTGATCCATGAGCCGGAATTGTTATTTTTGGATGAGCCTACTTCGGCTTTGGATCCGGTAAACTCGGCACATATTTATAAAGGCTTACGCAGCTTAAATGAGAAAGGCACAACGATTTTTTTAACCACGCATGATATGGCTGAGGCAGAATGGCTATGCAACCGTGTAGCGATTTTGCATCAAGGACGAATCCAAACCATCGGCTCGCCTAAGGAGCTTAAAAAACAGCATCGGGAAAACGTACTTTGTGTGGACTTAATCAATGGAGAAGCTTACGAGCTCCCGATCAATGAGGGAACGGCTGATCTAATCGCAGACTGGATGAAACAAGGGTTCATAGATCGTTTGGAAACGAAAGAGCCGAATCTGGGTGAGATCTTTATTAAAATGACAGGAAGTGAGCTGCTGTGA
- a CDS encoding DEAD/DEAH box helicase produces the protein MNAAVKLMQKLKDRVTRNKLKFYRDQVELIRNRNLRAWDDGQLQAESLRLRKEAQSGTPLDELLVDAYALVCEVAQRKLGLQPYDVQIMAAIALHDRFLIEQHTGEGKTLSAVMPAYLNALTGKGVHVLTFNDYLAKRDAEWMGPIYRFLGLTVNSVQAGMSLFEKREAYAKDITYVTAKEAGFDYLRDTIALSEADTVHRPFHYVIVDEADSLLLDEARVPLVISGDLEVSESEGILFAEVARQLQPAEHYDFDEFRRNVYLNDAGAAKAEMLLGCGNLYDSRNSHLLTSLNCALHVESLLKKDVDYIVRDGEIELIEEYTGRVAENRYLPDGLHAALAAKEGLEWKAGGKVLGTITIQHFISLYPGICSMTATAYASAMEFKDIYALRVVQIPPHRPNIRIDHPHRIYTHKEAKYKALVQDIASVHRVGRPILVGTSSVEESDMLAEALAVAGVPCHVLNAKNDAKEAEIIAKAGEIGAVTVSTNMAGRGVDIRLGGGDPAQAEVVAKLGGLYVMGTHVNESVRIDDQLRGRSGRQGDPGASVFYISLEDELLLRFGTHKAVRVPRQDEALEDPALRSQITHIQRVIMGQNFDIQQELNAYSDMVEDQRRMLYAERLRILKGELPMSPSEQRVRLFYIDEFWAEHLAFVSYLRESIHLESLASRNPIDEFHAQITQAYEQIPAKINQESANMLRRLAGSNDPAEWEKLGLKSPASTRTYMINDQYIQNKRSSWTGTTVFAYLGRKILRLVLWPVYRLSKY, from the coding sequence ATGAATGCAGCCGTCAAGTTGATGCAAAAGCTCAAAGACCGCGTTACCCGGAACAAGTTGAAGTTCTACCGGGATCAAGTGGAGCTTATCAGGAACCGGAATTTACGTGCATGGGACGATGGGCAGCTTCAAGCGGAGTCCCTCCGGCTGCGGAAAGAAGCACAATCGGGCACGCCTTTAGATGAGCTGCTTGTCGATGCTTATGCGTTAGTGTGCGAGGTGGCGCAGAGAAAGCTCGGATTACAGCCTTACGATGTGCAGATCATGGCTGCCATCGCTCTGCACGACAGATTTTTGATCGAGCAGCATACCGGTGAAGGGAAAACGCTCTCTGCGGTTATGCCTGCTTATCTAAACGCGTTGACCGGCAAAGGCGTTCATGTGCTGACGTTTAACGATTACTTGGCAAAACGGGATGCGGAGTGGATGGGCCCGATCTATCGTTTCCTCGGGTTAACGGTCAATTCGGTCCAAGCAGGCATGAGCCTGTTCGAGAAACGGGAAGCCTACGCCAAGGATATCACCTATGTTACGGCTAAAGAGGCGGGATTCGATTATTTGCGGGACACGATCGCGCTGAGCGAAGCCGATACCGTACATCGTCCTTTCCACTACGTCATCGTCGATGAGGCGGACTCCCTGCTTCTTGATGAAGCGCGGGTGCCGCTAGTCATTAGCGGCGATTTGGAGGTTTCCGAAAGTGAGGGCATTCTTTTCGCAGAAGTGGCCCGGCAGCTGCAGCCTGCAGAGCATTACGACTTCGACGAGTTTCGGCGGAACGTGTACTTGAATGATGCGGGTGCTGCGAAAGCGGAGATGCTGCTGGGATGCGGTAATTTATACGACAGCCGTAACAGCCATTTGTTGACGTCATTGAATTGCGCGCTGCATGTGGAGTCGTTACTAAAAAAAGACGTCGATTACATCGTTCGGGACGGTGAAATCGAGCTCATCGAAGAATATACCGGCCGTGTGGCCGAGAACAGGTATTTGCCGGACGGGCTGCACGCCGCGCTTGCCGCCAAAGAAGGGCTGGAGTGGAAAGCCGGCGGGAAAGTTCTCGGGACGATTACCATTCAACACTTCATTAGCCTGTATCCGGGCATTTGCAGCATGACGGCTACAGCGTACGCTTCCGCAATGGAGTTCAAAGATATTTATGCGCTGCGGGTCGTGCAAATTCCGCCGCATCGACCCAACATCCGGATTGACCACCCGCACCGGATTTATACCCATAAAGAAGCCAAATATAAGGCGCTTGTACAAGACATCGCGTCTGTCCATAGGGTGGGACGCCCTATTCTTGTGGGTACATCAAGCGTCGAGGAGTCTGACATGCTGGCCGAGGCGCTGGCGGTTGCCGGCGTGCCATGCCATGTTCTGAATGCGAAAAACGATGCGAAAGAAGCCGAAATCATCGCCAAAGCGGGAGAAATCGGCGCCGTAACGGTGTCTACGAATATGGCGGGACGCGGCGTCGACATTCGGCTCGGCGGCGGCGATCCTGCACAGGCCGAAGTGGTCGCCAAGCTGGGCGGGTTGTATGTGATGGGTACGCATGTGAACGAAAGCGTGCGAATTGACGACCAGCTGCGCGGACGTTCCGGCCGCCAGGGCGACCCGGGAGCTTCCGTATTTTATATAAGCCTGGAAGACGAGTTATTGCTTCGCTTCGGCACCCATAAAGCAGTTCGCGTTCCCAGGCAGGATGAGGCCCTTGAAGATCCGGCGCTCCGCAGCCAAATTACCCATATTCAGCGCGTGATTATGGGCCAGAACTTCGATATCCAGCAGGAACTGAACGCTTATTCGGATATGGTGGAGGATCAGAGGCGAATGTTATACGCGGAGCGGCTCCGCATTTTGAAAGGTGAGCTGCCGATGAGCCCTTCGGAGCAGCGGGTACGGCTTTTTTATATCGACGAGTTCTGGGCCGAGCATCTGGCATTCGTTTCTTACCTTCGCGAAAGCATCCACTTGGAGAGCCTTGCCAGCCGCAATCCAATCGACGAATTTCATGCACAAATCACTCAGGCTTACGAGCAAATTCCGGCTAAAATCAATCAGGAGTCTGCGAATATGCTTCGCAGGCTCGCAGGTTCAAATGATCCGGCGGAATGGGAAAAGCTCGGTCTGAAAAGCCCTGCCTCTACCCGAACCTATATGATCAACGATCAATACATCCAGAATAAGCGCAGCTCATGGACCGGAACGACCGTATTCGCGTATTTGGGCCGCAAGATTTTGAGGCTGGTGCTGTGGCCGGTATACAGGCTGTCGAAATATTGA
- a CDS encoding LytTR family transcriptional regulator DNA-binding domain-containing protein, which translates to MQFQPIYDDGKVLLPKIELNMASDQAIGIITDLKRKQLFINQLVDHSQYYIFRAGQNEYIRLTVEELIHFLIQVSESSERVALLLDYFTLKEERKVKIKDLSSSKRMYVTLLRVFFAHQPTLVLEEPYFYLEEEDRRHFKRILDDLSKQKQILMLTSNLEDAMISCDAIYRWNELGFHPLDIRDSEEDKQEAQEQDRANITLQKIYTKRNDKVILFDPPEVDYIESMDGSIVVHVDGESYICALTLTELEQRLNHFGFFRCHRSYIVNLQKVREIITWTKNSYSLRLNTGKDAVVPLSRSKLQELKALLNI; encoded by the coding sequence ATGCAATTTCAACCAATCTATGATGATGGGAAAGTACTTTTACCGAAGATCGAATTAAATATGGCATCGGACCAAGCGATTGGCATCATAACGGACTTGAAGCGAAAGCAGCTTTTCATCAATCAACTCGTGGACCATTCCCAATATTACATATTTCGAGCCGGGCAAAATGAATACATACGTTTAACGGTGGAAGAACTGATCCATTTTTTAATCCAAGTATCGGAGAGCAGCGAGCGTGTTGCTTTGTTACTGGATTATTTTACTTTAAAAGAAGAACGAAAAGTAAAAATCAAAGATTTAAGCTCATCTAAAAGGATGTATGTGACCTTGCTGCGCGTCTTTTTTGCGCATCAGCCTACACTTGTCCTGGAGGAACCTTATTTTTACTTGGAGGAAGAAGACCGTCGTCATTTTAAACGGATTTTGGATGACCTTTCGAAACAAAAGCAGATTTTAATGTTAACTTCGAACTTAGAGGATGCCATGATTTCCTGTGACGCCATTTATCGATGGAACGAGCTCGGTTTTCATCCATTGGATATACGGGACTCGGAAGAGGATAAGCAGGAAGCACAGGAACAAGATCGAGCCAATATCACTTTGCAAAAGATTTATACGAAAAGAAATGACAAAGTGATTTTATTTGATCCGCCTGAAGTCGATTACATCGAAAGTATGGATGGTTCGATTGTTGTACATGTAGATGGAGAAAGTTATATTTGTGCTTTGACGCTAACCGAGCTTGAGCAGAGATTGAACCATTTCGGATTTTTTAGGTGTCATCGATCCTACATCGTTAACTTGCAAAAAGTGAGAGAGATTATTACATGGACGAAAAATAGCTACAGCTTGCGCTTAAACACAGGTAAAGATGCGGTGGTTCCGTTATCCCGTTCCAAATTGCAGGAATTAAAAGCGCTGCTTAACATTTGA